Proteins encoded together in one Gammaproteobacteria bacterium window:
- a CDS encoding elongation factor Tu yields TVSLIAPIAMEEGLRFAIREGGRTVGAGVVAKIIE; encoded by the coding sequence TGACGGTGTCGCTGATCGCGCCGATCGCGATGGAAGAGGGTCTGCGTTTTGCGATCCGCGAAGGTGGCCGCACCGTCGGCGCCGGCGTGGTGGCGAAGATCATTGAATAA